A region from the bacterium genome encodes:
- a CDS encoding 2-phosphosulfolactate phosphatase, with amino-acid sequence MRVDVALGPGEWAALELAGRVAVVIDVLRATTTVTTALANGAAAIIPFADLGLCRAYKDRKPDVLLGGEREGLKPPGFDLGNSPLEYTAERVFGRRIAYTTTNGTLAMEACLGAEEVLIGALVNRRAVAERLAASGRDATLECAGKSGAPNLEDTYCAGAIIDLLESLAVNGVDISDRALIALALFRNPNAGAVLERCEHGRALVGLGFSDDVDYCGRMDVVGVVGVLENGEIRAAR; translated from the coding sequence ATGCGCGTTGACGTGGCACTGGGGCCGGGGGAGTGGGCGGCGCTCGAGCTGGCCGGGCGGGTTGCCGTGGTCATTGACGTCCTGCGCGCCACGACCACGGTCACCACGGCGCTGGCCAACGGCGCGGCGGCGATCATCCCCTTCGCCGACCTGGGCCTCTGCCGGGCTTATAAGGATAGGAAGCCCGACGTTCTTCTGGGCGGCGAACGGGAAGGCCTCAAGCCACCGGGCTTCGACCTGGGCAACTCGCCCCTGGAGTACACCGCCGAACGTGTGTTCGGCCGGCGCATCGCCTACACCACGACCAACGGCACACTGGCGATGGAGGCCTGCCTGGGGGCGGAGGAGGTCCTCATCGGGGCGCTGGTGAACCGCCGGGCGGTGGCGGAAAGACTGGCCGCGAGCGGCCGGGACGCGACCCTCGAGTGCGCCGGAAAAAGCGGCGCGCCAAACCTCGAGGATACCTACTGCGCGGGTGCTATAATAGACCTGCTGGAGAGCTTGGCCGTCAACGGGGTTGACATCTCCGACCGGGCCCTGATCGCCCTGGCGTTATTCAGGAACCCGAACGCCGGAGCCGTCCTCGAACGTTGTGAGCACGGGCGGGCCCTGGTCGGTCTGGGATTCTCGGACGACGTTGACTACTGCGGGCGCATGGATGTCGTCGGCGTCGTGGGCGTCCTCGAAAACGGGGAGATACGCGCCGCCCGCTGA
- the accC gene encoding acetyl-CoA carboxylase biotin carboxylase subunit, with amino-acid sequence MFNKMLIANRGEVALRIIRAARELGIRTVAVYSEADRGAPHTREADEAICIGPPPPAKSYLSIPRIIATAEITDADAIHPGYGFLAENPHFAEICEACRVTFIGPSPRTITMMGNKATARKTMIAAGVPVVPGSEGVIKTADEAASVAEEIEYPVIVKAVAGGGGRGMRIAHTPVALLGAFTTAQTEAENAFGDGSVYIEKYVVKPRHVEIQIAGDRHGNVVHLGERDCSIQRRHQKLLEESPSPAVDALLRQRMGEAAVNAAQAALYHSAGTVEFLLEAGGNFYFMEMNTRIQVEHPVTEMLTGTDLVREQILIASGEKLSWTQEEITFSGHVIECRINAEDPLRNFTPNPGTITDYKAPTGEGVRVDTYAEPGANVSPYYDSLVAKLIVKGADRADCIARMRKALGEIVIDGIQTTIPFHQALLDNPRFQKGDYDTGFLEEEKII; translated from the coding sequence ATGTTCAACAAGATGCTCATCGCCAACCGCGGCGAGGTGGCTCTACGGATTATCCGCGCCGCCCGAGAGCTCGGCATCCGCACGGTGGCGGTTTACTCCGAGGCCGACCGCGGCGCGCCCCACACCCGCGAGGCCGACGAGGCCATCTGCATCGGACCGCCGCCTCCCGCCAAGAGCTACCTCTCCATCCCCCGCATCATCGCCACCGCGGAAATCACCGACGCCGACGCCATCCACCCCGGCTACGGCTTTCTGGCGGAGAACCCGCACTTCGCGGAAATCTGCGAGGCCTGCCGCGTCACCTTCATCGGCCCCTCGCCCCGCACCATCACCATGATGGGCAACAAGGCCACCGCCCGCAAGACCATGATAGCAGCGGGTGTGCCGGTAGTCCCCGGCTCCGAGGGCGTGATCAAGACCGCCGACGAGGCGGCGTCGGTCGCCGAGGAAATCGAGTACCCGGTCATCGTGAAGGCGGTGGCGGGTGGCGGCGGGCGAGGGATGCGCATCGCCCACACCCCCGTGGCCCTCCTCGGCGCCTTCACCACCGCCCAGACCGAGGCCGAGAACGCCTTCGGTGACGGCAGCGTCTACATCGAGAAGTACGTCGTCAAGCCCCGGCACGTCGAAATTCAGATCGCCGGGGACCGCCACGGCAACGTGGTACACCTGGGCGAGCGCGACTGCTCCATCCAGCGCCGCCACCAGAAGCTCCTCGAGGAATCCCCCAGCCCCGCCGTGGACGCCCTGCTGCGTCAACGGATGGGCGAGGCCGCCGTGAACGCCGCCCAGGCCGCACTTTACCACTCCGCCGGCACCGTCGAGTTCCTCCTCGAAGCGGGCGGCAACTTCTACTTCATGGAGATGAACACCCGCATCCAGGTCGAGCACCCCGTCACCGAGATGCTCACCGGCACCGACCTCGTCCGCGAGCAGATTCTCATCGCCTCCGGGGAGAAGCTCTCCTGGACCCAGGAGGAGATAACCTTCTCCGGCCACGTCATCGAGTGCCGCATCAACGCCGAGGACCCCTTGAGGAATTTCACCCCCAACCCCGGCACCATCACCGACTACAAGGCCCCGACCGGGGAGGGCGTCCGCGTGGACACCTACGCCGAGCCCGGCGCCAATGTCAGCCCGTACTACGATTCGCTGGTGGCCAAGCTCATCGTCAAGGGCGCCGACCGCGCCGACTGCATCGCCAGGATGCGCAAGGCCCTCGGCGAGATCGTCATAGACGGCATCCAGACCACCATCCCCTTCCACCAGGCGCTCCTGGACAACCCCCGCTTCCAGAAGGGCGACTACGACACCGGCTTCCTGGAGGAAGAGAAGATCATCTGA
- a CDS encoding DNA methyltransferase: protein MKNDLKQIDFLSEDYITRLNNVGYVVEFADIDGVTYLNGTESPIHNWFRLTPSYSPELVNFFIDIFKCNSNTLVCDPFLGKGTTAIELKKRGIPYVGIEINPLLKEASECCLMWDISLSELCSNSILYLNKLRALILGHKKDSLELVVTKYNISIPSIYNVYRWWRKSVLKELLLAKYLFTKLEDKRFQKILWVILADVSLSCANIHRNHPTITFDDDNNNRVIDVFATIEVKLQTAYNDVEHIKKEYQNTSEGDIICGDSVFIDSYLHQKINTIITSPPYPNRFSYVHQTRPQLFFLDLFNNPIQSSDLDLQSIGGTWGVATSILERDHIMPNKGTERILKDIEQLRTRSNLMCNYALKYFNMLDTHIVNLKNVIVPGFRGAYVVGNSRLKGVEIYTDTILARLFELHDFTVDKIYILRKRGGRKELYETAICVSN from the coding sequence TTGAAGAATGACCTCAAACAAATTGATTTTCTATCTGAAGATTATATAACTCGTCTTAATAATGTAGGTTATGTTGTGGAATTTGCTGATATTGATGGGGTGACTTATTTAAATGGAACAGAATCACCGATACATAATTGGTTTAGATTAACACCAAGTTACTCACCAGAGTTAGTAAATTTCTTTATTGATATTTTTAAATGTAATAGCAATACACTTGTATGCGACCCTTTCCTTGGGAAGGGCACAACAGCAATCGAATTAAAAAAGAGGGGTATCCCCTATGTTGGTATAGAAATTAACCCGTTATTGAAAGAGGCTTCTGAGTGTTGTTTAATGTGGGATATTAGTTTAAGTGAGCTATGTAGTAATAGCATTCTATATCTTAATAAATTACGTGCTCTTATATTAGGCCATAAGAAGGATTCGCTGGAATTAGTTGTAACTAAATATAATATCTCGATTCCATCTATATATAATGTTTATCGCTGGTGGCGAAAATCAGTTCTAAAAGAGTTACTGCTTGCTAAGTATCTATTTACAAAATTGGAAGATAAACGCTTTCAAAAAATCCTGTGGGTTATACTAGCTGATGTTTCATTGAGTTGTGCAAATATCCATCGCAATCATCCAACGATTACTTTTGATGACGATAATAATAATAGAGTGATTGATGTCTTTGCTACCATTGAAGTAAAACTACAAACCGCATATAATGATGTAGAACACATAAAAAAAGAGTACCAAAATACAAGCGAAGGTGATATTATTTGTGGAGATAGCGTATTTATTGACAGTTATTTACATCAGAAAATAAACACAATTATTACATCTCCTCCATACCCGAATAGATTTAGCTATGTGCATCAAACAAGACCGCAACTCTTTTTTCTGGATTTATTCAATAATCCTATACAATCATCTGATCTCGATTTACAATCTATCGGTGGTACATGGGGAGTAGCGACATCTATCTTAGAGAGAGATCATATAATGCCTAATAAGGGTACAGAACGGATACTCAAAGACATTGAGCAGTTAAGAACTAGAAGCAATCTAATGTGTAATTACGCACTTAAGTATTTCAATATGTTAGATACGCATATTGTTAATTTAAAGAACGTTATAGTTCCAGGATTTAGAGGGGCTTACGTTGTCGGTAATTCTCGACTAAAAGGTGTTGAGATTTACACAGATACAATACTAGCTAGATTGTTTGAATTACATGATTTTACAGTAGATAAAATTTATATACTGAGAAAAAGAGGAGGAAGAAAGGAACTTTATGAGACAGCTATTTGCGTGTCTAATTAA
- a CDS encoding helix-turn-helix transcriptional regulator, translating into MDTKELLRQFGLRIKELRTEKGLTQLQLSELTGFDQTYISLVERGKRNLSLGNIKKFTNALDISLTAFFKGFNCDC; encoded by the coding sequence ATGGACACAAAAGAACTTCTTCGACAGTTTGGTTTACGGATCAAAGAGCTTAGGACAGAGAAAGGATTAACTCAATTACAATTGTCAGAGCTAACAGGATTTGACCAGACCTACATAAGTTTAGTTGAGAGAGGTAAGAGAAACCTTTCTTTAGGTAACATCAAGAAGTTTACTAACGCCCTGGATATTAGTCTAACGGCTTTTTTTAAGGGGTTTAATTGTGATTGCTAA
- the yidD gene encoding membrane protein insertion efficiency factor YidD: protein MAGTVRVLLVVLVAFCAAQGPYAPPEGGFAETPGPVRLGLADVHAAAGGSDGFLHQALAPLFGLWRYWLTGQNASFCRYEPTCSNYAYGAVSAHGPAKGVVLAFGRLLRCNNHIPPARYPVLLYDYGAVLEAYGYPRFEACGAWEPLNFTVFAREARGHLWDPVP from the coding sequence ATGGCTGGAACGGTCCGAGTTTTGTTGGTGGTTCTGGTTGCGTTCTGCGCGGCTCAGGGCCCCTACGCCCCGCCCGAGGGCGGGTTCGCCGAGACGCCGGGTCCGGTCCGCCTCGGCCTGGCCGACGTTCACGCCGCCGCCGGCGGCTCGGATGGATTTTTACATCAGGCGCTCGCCCCGCTCTTCGGGCTGTGGAGGTACTGGCTCACGGGGCAGAACGCCTCCTTCTGCCGCTACGAGCCCACCTGCTCGAACTACGCCTACGGGGCGGTTTCCGCGCACGGCCCCGCGAAGGGCGTGGTCCTGGCCTTCGGGCGGCTCCTGCGCTGCAACAACCACATCCCGCCGGCGCGCTACCCGGTCCTTCTCTACGATTACGGCGCCGTCCTCGAGGCCTACGGTTACCCGCGCTTCGAGGCCTGCGGCGCCTGGGAACCGCTGAACTTCACCGTCTTCGCCCGGGAGGCGCGCGGACACCTCTGGGACCCCGTGCCGTGA